In the genome of Lathyrus oleraceus cultivar Zhongwan6 chromosome 4, CAAS_Psat_ZW6_1.0, whole genome shotgun sequence, the window TTTAAATTATGTATGTTGTCTTGTTAGTAAAGAGGATGAATCTTGACCATGACATAAGAGAATAGCTTATATCTACATAGATCACTTAAATAAATTGGTCCACAACAACTCATAATTGATTTaccaaaattttattttaaaaaaatcgattatgtgatgcatgtcaaaagggTAAACAAGTAAATACCacttttaaatctaaaaatataaTTTCTATAAATAAGACTTTATAATTTTTACACATGAACCTTTTAGGCTCATTCAGAACAATGAATTTTTGTGGAAGTTATTATGCACTTATAATTGTCGATGATTTTTCTCAATATACATAAATACTTTTTATTTCTCCCAAAAAAAATTAGCTAAAATTAGctaaaatgaaaaaaaaaagtatTAACATTTCATTTATGTGaatcatggaggtgaatttgaaaataaggATTTAAAAAAAATGGTATTTTGCATACTTCTTCGGTTCTACGAACtccaaaaaaaaattgaatagtaaaaataaaaaataggTGTCTTGAACTAGGAAGGGTGATTATCAATGAAAATTGgtttttcaaatatattttttttctaaaattcttaagaaaagttttttttaaatgaaaaaaaataagTTATCAACTTGTACAATTGATTATAAACTTATTTATGATTGAGGAGTCGATTATGGTTTATATATAATCGACTACATTACATATGTGAGTAAATGTTTCCTAGATATCCTTAGCATAATTGATTATGGACTAGATATAGATTTTTTTTCTGTTTTCTTTTATATGGAGATTTATGACACCTCACTTAAAAAAGGGTATTTATGTTCATTTGAAAAATacattttattgattgaataCCTTACAAAAAAAACTTCTCTTAGTATCATACTATGTTTTATAATGTCATATACTTAATATATATTTGACTTAAGAGAAAACTACTATCATTGTAAAATTAATAGAGATTTCTTCTCTTAAATTAGTAAGATATAAATGTTGCAAGTTGAATTTgtattaaaaataatataaagATTGCAAACTAAATTTCTTTTGAAAAATTGGGTGATAATAAAAATCTCTAAATGTTATGCTAATTGCGCAACAGTGTCGCTTCCAATGTCCTAATTGAGCAAGATTACAAATAATCCACCAAAACTACCTATCTATAATAATATGATTAGGACCACAACTTTGAGTTATGCCAATTTCAGATTCCAAGTGTTTAAAGTACTATAAACTTGATTAAGTTACATATGAATGTGTTTGAGGGGGAGTTAAAATATCATATTCAAATTTAAATTGTTAAAAATAACCATGTAAAATAACTTTAAAAATATTTGAAAGCTACATTTGATAAACAATAAACGGATGTAGTTTTTACATGAGATAACATGGTTTTGTTTCAAAAGAAAAACCATACATGTGGTATATTTGGTGACTAAAGTAAAGTAAATAATTTGATCTTAATAAAATCAAACTTTTTCAAAATAATTAACATAATTTTCAATATTATCGAAGTTTATAAACTTCCATGGATCACTATAATCTTCTTCCATTGCGGTTTCAAAATGTTGATCTTGTGGCATGGAAATTGCATCTCTCGACAAAGAATATTGTCTTTGTTGAGCATTAAAATATTGATATCGTGAGATATTTGCAGACAATAAATCTTGTACCTGTTGTGTCCTAAAATGTTGATTGGCTTGGTTTTGAAACATCATGTTCGATAATCGAAAATCTTGCATTTGTTGAGCATGAGAATGTTGAAAAAATTGATATTGTGAATTGTTTACAGACAAATAATCTTGCATTGCTTGATCTTGAGAATGTTGACTTAATTGATACTGTGAGATACCAATCATATTTGCTGATAAGGGAACTTCTATTGGTTGAAATTGAGAATGTTGATTAAGTTGAGATTGAATCATCATGTGTTCTAACATAGAATCTTGCATTTGTTGAGTCATTGAATGCTGAATGGGTTTGCATGGTGGAGTAACAACCACATTGGTAGATGTTGTCACCTTTTTGTTGttttgacttttaatttgacATTTCATTCCATACTTATGCTCATAAATTTTGCATAAAACCCAATCATCCTACAACATAAAAATATGAAATTTGCATGAGATTCTACTTTTTGTATACATTTAAGATAAATAATACTACTTTTTCACACACAAAATATATAAACAATAATGTTTAAAAAAATGAGAACTTGAATTTATTTTAAATGAgttaaaattaaaagttaatgaattcattttaaaaaacGAAAAATTAGTGATTTTTTCATATAAAAATATCATGAAATAAAAACTCAAATAAATGAAAATGGTATGGAAATATACAAAACCATTTAAAAAATTTATAACCATGTGATACATAACTAATGAACATTTTATAATgaaataatttattaatttaatattttaactaTCAAAAAAAATAAAGTTTACAATTATTTTTAGTTTTGTTATTGAATATAATTACGCAATAGTTTGTTACTACTATTTTGCTTTAGTCTTTTGAAAGTTGACTATTTCTTTTCATTTACTAGAATATAAAACTAACTATTATTTTCTAGTTTGTTACTACTATTTTACTTTAATATTTTGAAAGTTAAATACTTCTTGTCACTTACTAgaatattatttttaatttaatttaatataaattttaagaatttttttacattaacattttaaaaatttattaattaaataaactGAACTTCTTCTCTTATATTTTATTGTTACTAACACCATcattaataataaatatatttattaaaaaaattaaaacacATTTTTAACAATATGTATATCATACCTTATTATTATTATAAAGAGTTGCACCAGAAATTGTAAAATCTTTGATTCTGAACTCTTGCATAATCCAATTGGTCTTCAAATTCACTAACTCTTTAGCCTTTCCTTGTTTACCCGTGTAAAACACTAAACTTCTTTTGAATCCAATTTCAACATCATTCTTCATCACTGAATTTTCTTTTCCAGTAGCTTTCCAAAAACCATGATTTTCAACTGCTCGATCTGGACGTTGTCCATTTTCATACTTCTTACTTCTTGGCGTAAAAAAATACATTGTGTCCTCTCCTTTGAATTTATAACTATTTTCTGCAAAGAATATACCAACACAAAATCAACAAAAAGAATATAAAAATATTAAagaaatgataaaaataaatGAATGTTTTTGATGTATAAtaactgtcatacggtgaactggactttttgtgttttttatcgcaatgtcgcggttagcaagagtcgccaccgacttttcttttatccaataaggaaaggtggaaaagaacaggaaagaccttaatttagattttgggttcgggaggtacattatacaaagggaaggtgttagcaccctttgtatccatggttatccatgggctcttaattgctcgatcacttatattatttttgtctaaaaaagtgtttgtgaattgtttagaaaaattgttttgaaaagagaatttaactttgtaatgattcttgtatgaatgtatacaaagtgattatctcgtttagttttgaaaattgtttagaaaaatataactcggtaatgattctagtatgaatatataccaagtggtgattttctaaagatattttgaaaggtgtgaggtgtgaaaattgtttttagattgtgagccaacaattaagagttataccgacccaaggtctttatgagcatttcctatccttatgagggtaaaactgtccttattattgagaaataagtagttttatcctttggatgtttaagggtcatcgtagggtcatcgataggtcattgaaggcaacagttacgaggatatcttagcattcgaagggactatcatcttttaaccgtaggcaacatcggagggtcatcgagggacaaagttgtatattcgaaggcaacatccgagggactataatttattttatgatgatttaaccgaagggtctttgctaagggtatccccacgttcgcgggacatgaccgtaatatcgtaatcgtaaggcaacaaagagaggtccaagatcacttattcaaaggcaaagttttacaattaattatataattaggatgaaactccacattaaaattattaaaaataatatattaaaaaaattaatacattagaaattaatacattaaaaattaatttagggtgaaactccacaagggtatcccacaaataaagtggaatacctagccaataaccttttcctgggatatgtgaacctttacgaaactcaaaaaaagaaacatgtcagaacaccaaatcagggtgcaatcgaagattacaccggagaaatatcacaacaataaataggataggatgaataatgcatggctatgataaaacataaaaaaaaaacagaatagaaaagtcagctactgtctcgttcgcctctgcctcgcctagcgaaggccacggattttgaatttgaaaacagccccatgttaggaactttgaattttatggcattttatcacaggaataacatggtcaaacattcagggtattcaggcatatttaaattcccatacgaaagcaaattatatatcaacatttaatcatgatgcattatatatgtagatatggctaattgaaagtataaacaatagagatacgcaaacctgtttgccaattcaaggttgaagggattgaccacttgtagtatcggaataagttaggcagcgggaattggacggcgatggcttcggtgcagatgggctgccttcagggtttctttactctaaattctccgggtaggcagggttcctatgccaaagtttctatccgtccttctctgttctctctctttctttttcctcaaggttttgttccaaggaaacctcagagtgttttgcttctcttccttctttctccagtaaatctcccagtgtaaactccaagtctcactcccctactgaaacttcagtatttatagactaatttcgtgggtaatgggcttggaatgagggagacccaagtccaaaataatttgttatattttatttatttatttattttaattatttaattaattaattaatttaattaattaattaattaattaattaaattttttttcttttttttttcttttttttttttcgtttttttttcaattttttttttttttttgggctcagaatgaagcccgaaatttttgttgtctgtcagcttcgctaggcgagcgcgtagcgaacaggccagtttgggccattttttggattgggccatccgtgagctgggcctttgtttcttcaagatcagtgttatatatgagtcggaatgccttgcaaaatgtcttgaaatattaatgggcaaattttggggtatgacaataacATACCTAATTCTTGAGGAGAAAATTTGTAAACATCAACGTCATGAATCCTTGGTGGAACTATGTGAACACCTTGTAATTTTTGTTTCAAATAATAATCAATCAACTCAATATCATTAGGGTTGAATCTGTAACCTGGTGGTAATGTAATGAGATTTATGTCTTCAATCTCATTATTTGTTCTAACATCATTAGATAGTTGAGACTGCATGTTGCTAGCACAAAAGAAGATGGATGAAAATTATGAATGAATAAAATAATTATTGGTAGGTTGTTGTATTTATAGATCTCATTTTTTAGTTGTGATTAGATCTTTTTACATGAGCTTCAAACTACTATATCTTTTTTAATAAAGAGACTAACCTttaatattataatattattatatatatatattatatatatatatattatatataatatatatatatattatataatatatatatatatatatatataacaaaaatgaagttgtttagtctatcataccaagctcttggagcttgtttcagaTCATACAAAGATTTTTttagtttaaaaacaaaattaggattttgagaactttcaaaatCAAGAGGTTGATGCGCATAAACTTCTTCGGAAATATAACCATTCAGtaatgcactcttaacatccatctgataaagtgtgatgttatgattgactgcaaaAGAAATCAGAAGACAAATAGACTTTAACCTGGCAACTCGAACAAAGGTTTATGTATAGTatataccttcttgctgactataaccttgagctatCGGTCGAGCTTTACTTCTGACAAATTCacctttctcattcagcttgtttctgaaaatccatttggttccaatgacatggaagcCTTTTGGTTTCTGAAAAAGATCCCAAATATTGTTTAtggtgaattgattcagttcatcttgcatggccataatccattcattatccagaagagcttcatcaatgTAGTTCGGTTTTATCAGAGATACCAAACCTAGAAGAGTTTCTTCAGAGGTGCTGAATGAAGACATATTTATGACTGGAGCATTTTTCTCTCCCATAATTAGTTCTTCTGAATGAGAAGTTCTTGATGTACTCTTCTTGTGATGAGTTGGATCAACATTTGCTTCTTGTTGAGACGTTTATTCAAATTCTTTAGCCATGCCTTCTGAGTCTGTTTCTTCAGAGACAATTTCTTTAGATTCTGAAAGATTAATCTTtagatctgcaaatttctcaactagctttgaatTTTCAGGGTTAAGCTTATCATTGAATATAACATcaattgattcttcaacaattcATGTTTTTGTAttgtaagactccaattttggccctaagatccctcatggcccatatcatatcatatcatggcctcaaggatcaatgcataccctagctgccctcctagtgggtgggataccttgtgagtgtggttcttgatcaccaagcatgtattgcatttgtatgtcattgcttttcatatgtttactaaccaaatgtacaaaaatattgtcatttaaCCTTGTGTCTTGCAGCTGAAGCTAGCCAGGTCaatacagtcaaatcaggccttgagcaatagatggtgaccattcttgaagaagttggacaccatgatcattcataaagagttcatataacttgtggtatcatttggaatcaagatctcaattgaaagaggcttggaattcatcagaacatggcccagtcaaccaaaagtcaactgtggtcaactgtgcatttaatcagggattggaaggtgtgagatggttagaaagacctcattcatgtccatataagctccatttggcatttcaaagatcaaggttgaaggatttgaagtcagacagaaagtttccaaaaatgacaggtgacctgtaatttcagctgcccaaaatggaaagttttccccctcaagataacttcatgatacaagcttcaaatcaaattttgtccaacatgaaagttgaagatcttgttctcacctttccaaaaagtccaagaacttgaaaatcccatgtatggttgtcaagttatggtccagtgaatttcagaaatgacccataatcaggagggcataactctcacatggaatgtccaaattggaagttctttatatgcacaaactccatttgatatgtactttcatggtgcataattggatttctttAAAAAAGGCTCAATGCAAAAGCTCATTTTTGAAGTGAACTAATTAAAAGtgaggggcaaaatggtccaaaatgCAAAGTATGAAGAATTTGGACATGAGACCAATGCCATTAGCTTCCAAATGAAATTTGTGGTTTGTTTAAAAGGAGAAATTACTGCTGCAATGCTTCTAACCAttcaagggcaaaaaggccaaatGCACACATAAACTCATTTTGGCTAATCCCTCATTTTTGCTAATTATGATTAAACTTGGATTAGGAGCATCATATATATACTTAATTCTAACTGAATTGAAGAGgctaatcacaattcacaaatcCACAAGAAAAAATCTCAAGAACTCTCCCATTTCCTCTCACTTTTTTTCACATTGCATATTGACATTTTCAATCTTTCATCAAGATTTCTTCAAGTTCCATGCTAGTGCTTGGTGGATCCGTGATTTGTGTATATTGGTGAAGTTCTGTTTGCAGGTTTTGGATCAAGAAAGCTCACGATCACAACTGTCCAAATCATCATTCGTCCATGGCAGTCCAAATTTTCTGCGAATTGAAGCACTATTGAATCGTGCTGGAGCTCCCAATCACCTTCTTGGACGCTAAGCTTGATCTGTTTCGCATTGCTGAAGCTCAAATCGCGAGAACTCCATTGCTGCGCTTCAAGAGAGGTTGGATTTCAAAACTCGCGATTGCCTCAATTAGCATAGGGATTCGGTAGAGTATTTATCGTAGAGTAACATAGAATTTGTGGATTGTAATTTCATGACGAATTGATTGAGTTATCCGCGATTAAAGATTCGTCGCCATATCTTCTTTCCGTCGATTCGTGATGTATATTAATTTCTGGACGAAATCGCATGCGTATTCATGATCCTGATGAGATGCCGGTTCCAACGGTATAAGGCTTGTTCGATTCGGTGGTCGTTTGCTCGTAACCGAATTCGCCGGCGATGAATAACACGAGCTGTGCGAAGAAGATGataaaaattctgaaaaaatgCTCTTCGATCCTTCATCCGCGCTTAGCTTCTCAAATTACTGTTTCCCGCTGGTGTGGACGAATAGCACACTGCCACGCCAGTTAAGTTGGACGACCGCGTTTTGGTCCTGGCTCCATTATTACCGTTTTGCCATTTCGTCcaaattaaattaataaattcattctaaaatcttaaataattatttcaaaacttctaaaaatcataaaatattcaattttcatccaattaatttgagactttttttgataatctccatttttaatctacttttttttagaCATAGAAATTAAAGTTGTGCCTGGTAAAATTTTTAATTGGCATAGGGATGTTCATAATGTGTGCAATATTCATATGTTTTGCTATTTTAATCATAAAATGACCATGCCTTAtccaaatgaattgaaattttataggatgattcttgaccctctcctggaatttttgacatatgatttgtaatttttggacctctggtttgCCAGATatgattaattctttttgagtgtgacaatatgtgtcacactttgatatgctgagtttatgaattatttttccatgcttccattaggcctatggttctgattttttgcatgagacacctttgacatgttaactttcaacatgaatttttgtggatttaaataatccattttctaattgattagaaTTTTTGTTTGCTGCTTGG includes:
- the LOC127138089 gene encoding NAC domain-containing protein 2, with the protein product MQSQLSNDVRTNNEIEDINLITLPPGYRFNPNDIELIDYYLKQKLQGVHIVPPRIHDVDVYKFSPQELENSYKFKGEDTMYFFTPRSKKYENGQRPDRAVENHGFWKATGKENSVMKNDVEIGFKRSLVFYTGKQGKAKELVNLKTNWIMQEFRIKDFTISGATLYNNNKV